The Setaria viridis chromosome 9, Setaria_viridis_v4.0, whole genome shotgun sequence sequence CATTGCAATGACGTTCGGATCTCTATGATCTTTGTAGCGTGTTTCAAGAGGATTGACATAGAAAATTCAaactagtactccctccgttccaaactatgagtcgttttgacttttctaaatgcataagtattattatacatctaaacatagggtatatctaagtgtataataaaagtttataaattaaaaaagttaaaacgataaAAAATCTAGACTTTTcaaatttgggacggagggagtaacataGAATTATATGCCGACTAACACAAATGCACAACGATATAGTGTATCGGTGTATGTGTATTCCCTTTACATATGTTCATTTAtcattcgttaaaaaaaaaagatgtaagATCGACTTGCTACTTTGTACAGCCGTACAGGCGAATGAGAATGGTGGCAGAACCTTGAACGAGTTCCTCATGGCGGGGCACATCCATCACGATCTATACCTGCAACACATGGAAGTACGGCAAGCAGATGCATCAAAGAAGCTCGAAATGCTGCGTCTTTCACCGAACTCTACTTCCCAAATCGGCCTAATACCCCACGGCATCGCAGGTTCGCAACAGCGCTTGAGCTCCCCTCGCAGTGCCGGCCAGCGCCTGCCTAACACGCGCGCAATTCGCACCCGCGTAATCCCCCACGCACGGCGAGCACATGCGCTGAATCGGCCACACGTTTTCTGCATCCCATGTTCGCTCATGAGCGCGGCTTCGATCCCTATATATGTTCACGCACACACTGAACACCGGCGCCAACTCGAGAACTCTGAAGACTCAGCTCTCACCTCCTACGGGGTTCTACCTCTGCTTCTTCTGCTGCTCGATCAGGAAGAGAGACAGACAGAGTGAAAGCGAGAGAGATATATATACGATGATGATGGCAGCGCCGGCGAAGTCAATCGGGATGGCCGGGAAGAAGACCCGGAAGCCGTACACCATCACAAGGCCGCGGGAGAGGTGGGTCGCCGAAGAGCACGACCGGTTCCTCCACGCCCTGGTGCTGTTCGGCCGCGACTGGAAGAGGATCGAGGCCTTCGTGGCCACCAAGACGTCCACGCAGATCCGCAGCCACGCCCAGAAGCACTTCCTCAGGGCCCAGAAACTCGGCCTCTCGGtggcgccgctgccgcaccctcgccgcgccgccgccgccggcgtccgccaGGCAGACGAGACGATTCAACTTCCACTGTCTCCGGATGATCCGCACTTCGCTCTGGTGTGCAGGTTCGTCATTTTTGGCACCAATTGGATATTTTTCCAGTTTGAAATATGAATTTTTAAATTAAATCTAATCTTTTTAAACTTCTacaaaatgcaaaaccactctTGGAACCATCCAAAGGGCCAAATTTGCCCAGTTTTAACAGTTAGATGGTCCTCTATGTCCAGTTTTATAGCTGTGGGTTGAAAATCAAACTCCTACTGCAGTTGAAGGGCCaaaattggattttttttctttttgagaatAAGTTCGCACAGGAATTGGGCATACGTTTACATTTGCGATTTGAAAAAGAAATGATTTGCCTTAGATTGATAAAATATGTTTCCTGTCCCTCAATTATTCCATCAGTTTAAATTTTTATTCCTCGATTCGAACACGACAGAAACCAGATATCAAAACCAGATTATACCACCATATGACTCCACGGCTCCGCACCCCATCTCTCCATTTCAACTATAAACTGAATTGAAATGAAATTATTTTTAAGTGGGTGCATCATAGCATTTGCCTAAAACCATCCTCACTTATACTAAGACAAATATTTTAAGAAACTTCTTAAGCCTATTTTAGTTGGTTGAAGACGTAGATGTGTGCACCTTTGTCAAGTTGAATTTCCGCtgcatatttttttcttaataaaaaaGCCACCCAGTTCTTCCTAGGTGGCTAGGTTGGTTTATTTGTTAGATAAAATATTCTTTCTAATTCCAAACCTATGTCTCCTCACTCGAGGGCTCTTAGGAAAAGGCCGAACCACTCAGTACACATATTCACATCATGAAATAATAGATTTCAGATAAAAAGTATACTAGCACATATTCACATCATGATAGATTAGATTCTAGATTTAGGATATAAAGTATACTATCACATATTCATTCTTGAGCGCGAGAAGATAGGGCAAGGTAATGCGGAGAATGCTACGACTTTTATATGTTTTAATCGGGATGGCATGTATCATTTCTTATAAGGGTTAGGGTGCAGAGAGAGTGCGCGCGCTAGCCTAGCTATtggcggagggaagggaggcAACTGAAGCTTTTAGAGTTGTGTTTAGGTCTTCTTTTTGCTTACCAGAATCCATCAACAGGGGTTTCATAAGGAGGTAATTATTCCATACATCAAGTTATAGTGAAATTACCAACCGGACTGGCTTTCTCTAAGAAAGGATTTTGTCTTTTCCGCTTCATCGcgcaaagaaaaaaattagaggGCACGCTTGGTACCTGGGCCACCCTCGCCTCGCGTCAAATCCCTCTCCCTCGGAAGCAAGCAAAAAGTTTGTCGTCACAGACTCCAAGAAAAACTTGATCAGAAACCAAATGCTAATTTTCTTGCTAGCTAAGCAAACCAAGGTCCGGCTAGGGATCCAAGTGCCCCAGAATCTCTTCAACGGCTCCACCCAGGAATAGAGACCTCACGACTAACCTCATTCCTCGCTTCATAAACACATTGTTTAATTACCCTTAATTGTGTTTTTAGACCTATGGCATCTAGATCAACGAAAATGCTCATCTTGTGGATTATGCACTCAACAGGGGTCCAGTACGCTGTGCGCGTGGGACAGGACCGTTGGGCTCAGCCTGAACCTGCAACATGCAGGTGCAGCGTGCAGGCAAAGAGCATCCAGTCCAAGTACCCCACCTGACACCGACTGCGAGAGGCTTTGCATAATTGCATCGCATCGCAGCCGCCGCATTCAAGGAGATCACGGCGGCCATGTGAGATCGAACCCCCAGAGCACGcaagtttttaaaaaaaaacagtgcaGGCCGGCGGCAGAAAAACTCATTCTGGGTTGGCCTGAAAACACTGGGCAGCTGTACCACGgctgtctttttttttgttgaactTATCTGTACTATCGCTGTCGCAATTCGATTACTGTTTAAGGGACGTTCGCTGTTGTCCGCTCACAAGCCTACAACTCGATGCCGTTCAACCGGCGGTCCCAACCCTACGAGTCACGTACTCCCTCCCTTCGTTTCATAAAGATTGTTCATTTACACTTAAAATTTATCTTACAAAATCATTCGTTTAGccttcaaaatttatcccaTAAAAATTATTTATATAACTTTTAGGATCCAACAAAACCCTCATAATATCTTGTGATCCAATTaacgaatcgatcatttactcccaccatcAATGCCCGAGTTATACTCGCTAAACaaggaaggctaataggtcTGACAATTACTGcaaacatgcatgcataattaattctacttggtaatccatccgattaagaagagttattaggggtactttggacttttagcattgctactatcttgtcTAAAATTTTTTAAACGAATGGTCTTTGTGGGACAGAGGGAGTCATTAAATAGGCCGTTATGTCAGCAAATCGGTGACGTGGTAAGAGAGTTATtaaggaaagagagagaaacgGTTTCTAAGAGAGAAATTGAGTCGGCGCTCGCTTCGAGGCACGAAGACACAGCCAAAGCCGCGAGGGGTTGAGCGGTGATTTCTTCCTAACACAATTTGTGGGGCCCTCCATCGGGAGCTCGCTCCCAACCTTTATCCTCGTCAGAACGCCGCATTTGCGGGTCACTCCCCGGTGCTGCTGATCTGAAAGGATCGTGTGATgtctagaggggggtgaatagacTCGATCTGAACATCTGAAAATTCTTCGCAGCGGAATTAAATACGTCGGAACTTCGGTTACAGGGGCGGAACTTCCGACGGAGTAAAAGGATTCTAcgaaattcaaatttaaatagGTTTCAGCAgaatctatttgaatcaaaagttcagcaATAAAGTATAGGGACTATTGCAGGTGATCTTTATGAGAGAAACTTCACAAGAATATAAATCGGCACAAATCAAGCTCTAGGTCAATAAGAACTTGAATAACACAACAAGCACACGAGACAAATGATTTAtttaccgaagttcactcccacaaaggaagctacgtctccgttgaggagctcacaaagagccgggtcctcactaactctttacctctctcaatcaaccacaaaggaggattgagacacttactatgaatcctccaATAGGATGAGCAATACAAACTTTCCGGGCGCACCAGCACCACAACAAGAGGGCGCTCAAACTGGCGATGTCGAaccgtctagaagcaagctttaAGAGTAACAACTACGAATTGAAGAtcgaagatgcttcaagtgctcttgagatgaacttggttgacctcacactcaaagctagagtcacacacctcaaatccttctctcacccaagccctagctcaaaactctcaaagatttagcttAAGGAGGAAGTGAggaggagtattgaatgctctTGGAGGTGTTTGTCTCGTGTTAGGTTAGCAGCAAATGAAGAGGGGGCTGATGGCCTATAAATGCTCgagccccaaaaactagccgttgttGTGTTGTTAAGTGATTGTCGAAACTTCTGACACCGGGTTGGAACTTCCGAACCTGATCAATTAAATCCGCTGAGCAACCTCTGTCGGAAGTTACTGGGAACTTCCGGCACTTGCCGGAACTTCTGACACCtagtcggaacttccgacaaaTGCAAAATCTGTGAGAAACTACATGTGCATGGGTGTGATTAAGGTATCTCTCATAGGTGGTTAGTATCTCAAATGAGCACTCTGACATCTTCAAGTCAACAAGTCGCGTCCCCCTTCATAGTATggtgttcctatactcaaattcaaaattagaaaatgataaaCGAACTTCTCTTAAGCTCCAACACCGTTATTCAACAAATTCGAGGTACTTTCTTgcatctttttatttcttttgttttgagaCTATCAATTTCTCAATAAAATCACTAGTTCATCAAAACCCACTTAGAGGGCCAAGATGCACTTTGCACGCTCGCCGCAGCTACCCACGTGCTTGTCATGGCCAGCCGGTATTGCCCCGGACACCGTCCTCTCCAAGTTGAGGTCGAGGAGCTCATCTGGTGCTGGCCGCCGTGAGTCGCACCATCGATCGCGGCGTATCCTCCCGCGCGCGCAACCTGCAACTCACGCCGCCGCCTGTTCATGGCTGATCGACGGAGGTGAGATCGGGAAGAGATGGACTGGCACCCCCTTGAGCTCACCATGGCCATGCCACCACCTGCG is a genomic window containing:
- the LOC117839632 gene encoding protein REVEILLE 8; translation: MAGKKTRKPYTITRPRERWVAEEHDRFLHALVLFGRDWKRIEAFVATKTSTQIRSHAQKHFLRAQKLGLSVAPLPHPRRAAAAGVRQADETIQLPLSPDDPHFALVCRFVIFGTNWIFFQFEI